DNA sequence from the Chamaesiphon minutus PCC 6605 genome:
TGGCGGTCAGTTTCAAGCTCAAGAGCAAGCCACTCAAACCTTGCTTGTAGCTGGAGCATTTTCGCTCATCGCGATCGCAATTCTCATCTATTTTGCTGTCAATTCCATTCCCGCCACATTGATGATTATGATTAATCTGCCACTAGCTCTAATTGGTGGTGTAATTGCTGTTGCTAGCAGTGGGGGGATTATCTCGGTTGCTTCGATGGTGGGCTTTATTACCTTGTTTGGCGTTGCTACCCGTAACGGATTGCTACTGGTGGATAACTATAATCATCGGTTGGCACAAGGACTACCCCTGAGAGATGTAATCGTCGAAGGTTCGATGGAACGGCTGGTGGCAATTTTGCTCACTGCACTAGCTTCAGCCTTGGGAATGGTACCGCTGGTAATCGGTTCTGGTGCGGGTAAAGAGATTTTACAGCCTTTGGCGGTAGTGGTATTAGGCGGATTGTTTACTTCCACTGCGCTCACACTCCTAGTCTTACCTGCTCTGTATTCACTATTTGGTCGATTTATTGTGAACAAGAGTAGCGAACGGACTCACGAGCTTAGTCCGATTCCAGAACTGGACTGATTTTGTAGCTTAAACTTATTCTTCGTCGATTTAAATTTCATCTAAATTTCATAATTGACATTTATAGTGATTAGTATCCAAATCAGAAGATCGCAATAATGAAAAAAACTTGCACAAAAACAACCTTGACTAATGCACTCCTAATTAATAACCTCGCTAAAATTTTAAGATTGTGTTTGGTGACTAAATTAGATAGTCAGCGATCGGTTGTCGAGCGATCGCTAGTTGCACAAACCGATCCTATTCCTCCCTATGACGACCCTTTATATTGAAATTGAAGTTTTGTCTGTCAAGTGAGTGCGATCTTCTTGAAATAGATGAATTTATTCGAGCCTCTCTATATCGATCGTGTAGCGAAAGTCGCTACTCAAACCGAGCGGGAAATTCACATTCAAGATGGCTCGATTTGACTAAATATGTTTAATTGAGTTTGACCGCTTCGTCAATGAGGGGGGTGTATTTATTTTATATACGGGCAGGGTGGTACTAGCACCCCCTCATCCAGGGAGCGAGTTGAATGAATAATTTTAGATAGATCTACTTTATTAAAATGGATGATTAAATGGTGACAAGCTTAGAAATTTACCGTTTATAGTCAATATAGAGCTAGGGAGCTAAAGTAATGGGAAAAATCTGCCAATCTATTAATTATTTAGGTCGATTGACTATCGCCTCTAATAGTTGCGATCGTGCAAACGCCAATGATATTGATCGCCATTCACCGCATGTAGATGATAAATTCGATGCCAACTCTAGCTGGATAAATGTTTGCTCATCGATTCAGGTACACGTTCCCTGCCATAGTCAAATATTGACAAAATTATGGATTTATATTCCTGAAAATTTTAAGCCTCAAACTGCCAAAATTGAAATTACCGATTCGGCAGAGCCGACGCTTAGCGAACGAGATTTGACAAATCAGATTTTACGCACACGAACGATTGCTGCTCTAATTTCTCGTCAAGGTCAGTGGCTGCAAATAAAATTCGAGCGGTCGATCGCTCCCGACACAAAGTTGTCGATCGCCTTTAATAGTATCAGCCGAAATATGCTAGTAAGACTGCCGGAATATTTTGTGTATGGCAAATCTGTAAATGGGCAAAGCAGTTTTATAGGTAGAGGCTATTTCGAGCGAACGGAGCGATTTTAGTATCCAGCAAAATATCAAGACATAAGTTATCTAAGAATTTTTGATGTGAAATATGTGAATGACTTCACTATCTCTTTTGTTAAATTTAGTTCGATCGACGGAATTAGTTGTTTGCAGGTATTAAAAATAATGATAAAAGTTAAGGAAATTAAGTGCAATTATTTCTGTTGTTACACATTAAAAGCTGAGATCTGTTACTATCCATCATCTTAATTTATATATGTTCAGATTTTACAGATCCTAGAAAATAGATCGAATAGTAGCTAGATTTCTTCATTTCATCTGGATTTCATCTTAGCTATTTATATTTGATATATAGAGAGATAAGAGAGTCTAAAGCAATGAAAAAAATCTGGCTATTTATCGCTACTTGGGGTTTAGTAACTACAGCAGTTAATATTGGCAGCTATGCAAGTGCTAATGGTGACGACAGTACTTCACCCCATGTAGATAGTAAATTTGAGTTTCCTAATACTAGGTGGGCGACTGTCCGCCAGACTATTCAAGTCCATGTGCCCCCAAGCAGTCAAGCATTAACACTGTTATGGATTGATATTCCTAGAAATTTCGAGCTTCAAACTATCAAAATTGAAATTACAGATGGAAATAGACTAATCCCAGCCCCAATTTCCCGTCAAGGTCGGTGGCTGCTAATCAATTTCAGTCAACCGATCTCACCTAATACTAAATTACGGATTGATTTTAATGGTGTAAACCGTAATATGCTGCTCCAATCGTCTGTCTATTCTGTTTATGGCAAGACTATAGATGGGCTAACCAATTTTATTGGCACAGCGTACTTTCCTCAAGCAGATTAATTTTGTATTCTAAAGCTAGATATGCAGATACCACTATCTATATATTACATATATGATAAAGCTGCGGATAGGTCAATCGATTTTATTGCTGAAGTATATTTATCCGAGCAAAATATTTAATTAGGAGTGTGAAACATGAAACCATTAACTTCAGGAATTATTGTGTTAGCTAGTTCTGGACTATTATTACTTGGAGCCTGTAGCAAAGAGGCAAAAAATAGTGATTCGGCGAATCCAAATGCTACTACACCTTCAGCCGAAACAGCATCTCCAGTAACAACTACACCTCCAGCTACAACCACAGCTAAAACCCAAAGTAGTGAGGGTGGGAAGAGTAATGGTGGACAAGTAGTAGAATCGGGGAAATATCACTTAGAGTTCGTTCCAGAGAAGGGAACTAGTGAAACTCACTTAGATTTATACCTTCAAAAAGGTGACAATCATGAAGCTGTTG
Encoded proteins:
- a CDS encoding DUF2808 domain-containing protein, which codes for MKKIWLFIATWGLVTTAVNIGSYASANGDDSTSPHVDSKFEFPNTRWATVRQTIQVHVPPSSQALTLLWIDIPRNFELQTIKIEITDGNRLIPAPISRQGRWLLINFSQPISPNTKLRIDFNGVNRNMLLQSSVYSVYGKTIDGLTNFIGTAYFPQAD